One window from the genome of Aphelocoma coerulescens isolate FSJ_1873_10779 chromosome 19, UR_Acoe_1.0, whole genome shotgun sequence encodes:
- the SPATA22 gene encoding spermatogenesis-associated protein 22 isoform X1 translates to MKRSLADTSTRSTAGCLPVPLFNQKKRTRQPLTSNPLKNEPGIGSGTRSYDFSPTSFGWGTANTEVDELQKAANSGQTELPTAPSLTKPPNASKFNLANAGKNLAACRNRNEYTPLGNPANSRSGNGTTRKFENFSSSLKTVQEQKHPDNRNPSQLIKTDTCKGQWPVKPNTVSRSLQDHSPAYKFNYNIQQNKMNENRFDCVPEDKSQEISTSQVKTKIKKNSLRILSAVIQSVRHWSQYAYKTALLFEVLGTLDSAVTPGAYGAKNFLLRDGKETLPCVFYEIDRELPRLIRGRVHRCMGNYDAKRNIFKCVSVRPASAQEQNTFQDFVKIADVEMTAYVKTLNEM, encoded by the exons agTTTAGCTGACACCTCAACTCGCAGCACAGCAG gtTGTCTGCCTGTACCACTGTtcaatcagaaaaaaagaactagACAGCCCCTCACTTCAAATCCACTTAAAAATGAGCCAGGTATTGGTTCTGGGACTCGTAGTTATGACTTCTCTCCCACATCCTTTG GCTGGGGAACTGCAAACACAGAAGTGGATGAACTGCAGAAAGCAGCAAACAGTGG CCAAACAGAACTTCCAACGGCTCCTTCCCTTACGAAACCACCAAATGCATCAAAGTTTAATTTAGCAAATGCTGGAAAAAACTTGGCTGCCTGCAG GAACAGAAATGAATATACTCCTTTAGGTAACCCAGCAAATTCAAGGTCTGGTAATGGAACTACTCGAAAGTTTGAGaacttttcaagcagtttgaAAACTGTCCAGGAGCAAAAACACCCTGACAATCGTAACCCATCTCAGCTCATCAAAACAGACACATGCAAAGGACAGTGGCCAGTGAAACCCAACACTGTGTCAAGAAGTCTGCAGGATCATAGTCCAGCATATAAATTTAACTACAATattcaacaaaataaaatgaatgaaaaccGATTTGATTGTGTCCCAGAAGACAAAAGTCAG GAAATTTCAACATCTCAagtaaaaactaaaataaaaaagaattcttTGCGAATCCTGTCTGCAGTCATTCAAAGTGTGAGGCACTGGAGCCAATATGCCTATAAAACTGCACTGTTATTTGAAGTTTTAG GCACACTGGATTCTGCAGTCACACCTGGAGCATATGGGGCAAAGAACTTTCTTCTGAGAGATGGAAAGGAGACCCTGCCTTGCGTGTTTTATGAAATT GACCGTGAGCTTCCACGACTAATTAGAGGTCGAGTGCACAGGTGCATGGGAAACTATGATGCAAAAAGGAACATTTTCAAGTGCGTCTCTGTAAGACCAGCAAGTGCTCAAGAACAGAACACTTTCCAAGACTTTGTTAAAATTGCAGATGTTGAGATGACAGCATATGTAAAAACTCTGAATGAAATGTAG
- the SPATA22 gene encoding spermatogenesis-associated protein 22 isoform X3 → MKRSLADTSTRSTAGCLPVPLFNQKKRTRQPLTSNPLKNEPGIGSGTRSYDFSPTSFGWGTANTEVDELQKAANSGNRNEYTPLGNPANSRSGNGTTRKFENFSSSLKTVQEQKHPDNRNPSQLIKTDTCKGQWPVKPNTVSRSLQDHSPAYKFNYNIQQNKMNENRFDCVPEDKSQEISTSQVKTKIKKNSLRILSAVIQSVRHWSQYAYKTALLFEVLGTLDSAVTPGAYGAKNFLLRDGKETLPCVFYEIDRELPRLIRGRVHRCMGNYDAKRNIFKCVSVRPASAQEQNTFQDFVKIADVEMTAYVKTLNEM, encoded by the exons agTTTAGCTGACACCTCAACTCGCAGCACAGCAG gtTGTCTGCCTGTACCACTGTtcaatcagaaaaaaagaactagACAGCCCCTCACTTCAAATCCACTTAAAAATGAGCCAGGTATTGGTTCTGGGACTCGTAGTTATGACTTCTCTCCCACATCCTTTG GCTGGGGAACTGCAAACACAGAAGTGGATGAACTGCAGAAAGCAGCAAACAGTGG GAACAGAAATGAATATACTCCTTTAGGTAACCCAGCAAATTCAAGGTCTGGTAATGGAACTACTCGAAAGTTTGAGaacttttcaagcagtttgaAAACTGTCCAGGAGCAAAAACACCCTGACAATCGTAACCCATCTCAGCTCATCAAAACAGACACATGCAAAGGACAGTGGCCAGTGAAACCCAACACTGTGTCAAGAAGTCTGCAGGATCATAGTCCAGCATATAAATTTAACTACAATattcaacaaaataaaatgaatgaaaaccGATTTGATTGTGTCCCAGAAGACAAAAGTCAG GAAATTTCAACATCTCAagtaaaaactaaaataaaaaagaattcttTGCGAATCCTGTCTGCAGTCATTCAAAGTGTGAGGCACTGGAGCCAATATGCCTATAAAACTGCACTGTTATTTGAAGTTTTAG GCACACTGGATTCTGCAGTCACACCTGGAGCATATGGGGCAAAGAACTTTCTTCTGAGAGATGGAAAGGAGACCCTGCCTTGCGTGTTTTATGAAATT GACCGTGAGCTTCCACGACTAATTAGAGGTCGAGTGCACAGGTGCATGGGAAACTATGATGCAAAAAGGAACATTTTCAAGTGCGTCTCTGTAAGACCAGCAAGTGCTCAAGAACAGAACACTTTCCAAGACTTTGTTAAAATTGCAGATGTTGAGATGACAGCATATGTAAAAACTCTGAATGAAATGTAG
- the SPATA22 gene encoding spermatogenesis-associated protein 22 isoform X2: protein MKRSLADTSTRSTAGCLPVPLFNQKKRTRQPLTSNPLKNEPGWGTANTEVDELQKAANSGQTELPTAPSLTKPPNASKFNLANAGKNLAACRNRNEYTPLGNPANSRSGNGTTRKFENFSSSLKTVQEQKHPDNRNPSQLIKTDTCKGQWPVKPNTVSRSLQDHSPAYKFNYNIQQNKMNENRFDCVPEDKSQEISTSQVKTKIKKNSLRILSAVIQSVRHWSQYAYKTALLFEVLGTLDSAVTPGAYGAKNFLLRDGKETLPCVFYEIDRELPRLIRGRVHRCMGNYDAKRNIFKCVSVRPASAQEQNTFQDFVKIADVEMTAYVKTLNEM from the exons agTTTAGCTGACACCTCAACTCGCAGCACAGCAG gtTGTCTGCCTGTACCACTGTtcaatcagaaaaaaagaactagACAGCCCCTCACTTCAAATCCACTTAAAAATGAGCCAG GCTGGGGAACTGCAAACACAGAAGTGGATGAACTGCAGAAAGCAGCAAACAGTGG CCAAACAGAACTTCCAACGGCTCCTTCCCTTACGAAACCACCAAATGCATCAAAGTTTAATTTAGCAAATGCTGGAAAAAACTTGGCTGCCTGCAG GAACAGAAATGAATATACTCCTTTAGGTAACCCAGCAAATTCAAGGTCTGGTAATGGAACTACTCGAAAGTTTGAGaacttttcaagcagtttgaAAACTGTCCAGGAGCAAAAACACCCTGACAATCGTAACCCATCTCAGCTCATCAAAACAGACACATGCAAAGGACAGTGGCCAGTGAAACCCAACACTGTGTCAAGAAGTCTGCAGGATCATAGTCCAGCATATAAATTTAACTACAATattcaacaaaataaaatgaatgaaaaccGATTTGATTGTGTCCCAGAAGACAAAAGTCAG GAAATTTCAACATCTCAagtaaaaactaaaataaaaaagaattcttTGCGAATCCTGTCTGCAGTCATTCAAAGTGTGAGGCACTGGAGCCAATATGCCTATAAAACTGCACTGTTATTTGAAGTTTTAG GCACACTGGATTCTGCAGTCACACCTGGAGCATATGGGGCAAAGAACTTTCTTCTGAGAGATGGAAAGGAGACCCTGCCTTGCGTGTTTTATGAAATT GACCGTGAGCTTCCACGACTAATTAGAGGTCGAGTGCACAGGTGCATGGGAAACTATGATGCAAAAAGGAACATTTTCAAGTGCGTCTCTGTAAGACCAGCAAGTGCTCAAGAACAGAACACTTTCCAAGACTTTGTTAAAATTGCAGATGTTGAGATGACAGCATATGTAAAAACTCTGAATGAAATGTAG